A genomic stretch from Sphingomonas sp. HDW15A includes:
- a CDS encoding SPOR domain-containing protein, protein MLEQARFGHDVRHATEIHSQRPCGHAAHDACPHAPAAAQYGASAITDPNAALADSMRTLAKEPKNMTALIAAGRASLDLGDYQAAAGFFGRAEESYPQSPMPKIGMGATMTMSGDPAGALTHFSRAAALGAPPSMLALDRGMAYDLLGQQAQAQAQYRMALAGVQADEARRRLALSLAISRDIKGAAATIEPLLTRRDRESIRVNAFILALAGDREGARRTIDAAMPGTGAQFEPFFRLLPVLRPNEKAAAVHLGEFPKDAAQRYATAQPISSSPVLSVGNTNQPIVSQPVRTANAQPKKQQPAKIQPKRVEVAQAPRRAEKQVEPINTWVASIRPSLDPSRYASSRRPRTSAASAETNSAGGSADPEPRPAAPSFSVAAAEPTPASPARDEPTVETIDLPASAGGEAATEQASNDPARDPLSPGAGPEIDSPKPAFSIASAEPPPAPRPKLEIETPPPPKPKIEPASRTAEKAKPSKPKESAPDLGTKGTYWVQLAGSGNKTMMASEFKRIRSKNPELFKAHPGHVTAGKDYFRLLVGPFDSAPEAHAYVTKLDKAGIDSFTWTRNPAQIKIEKLASK, encoded by the coding sequence ATGTTGGAGCAAGCTCGTTTCGGCCATGACGTTCGTCATGCGACAGAAATTCATTCGCAGCGGCCTTGCGGCCATGCTGCTCACGACGCTTGCCCCCATGCGCCCGCAGCGGCGCAATATGGCGCCAGCGCGATTACCGATCCCAATGCGGCCCTCGCGGACAGCATGCGAACCCTGGCGAAAGAGCCGAAGAATATGACGGCATTGATTGCCGCCGGCCGCGCTTCGCTTGATCTTGGCGACTACCAGGCTGCTGCGGGCTTCTTCGGCCGCGCCGAGGAAAGCTATCCGCAGAGCCCGATGCCCAAGATCGGGATGGGCGCCACGATGACGATGAGTGGCGATCCGGCAGGCGCCCTGACGCACTTTTCGAGGGCTGCCGCTTTGGGCGCTCCGCCATCGATGCTCGCGCTGGATCGCGGCATGGCCTACGACCTTCTCGGTCAGCAGGCGCAGGCGCAGGCGCAGTACCGAATGGCGCTTGCGGGGGTACAGGCCGACGAGGCCCGTCGTCGCCTCGCGTTGAGCCTCGCCATTTCCCGCGACATCAAGGGCGCCGCGGCGACCATCGAGCCCCTGCTCACTCGCCGCGATCGCGAATCCATTCGGGTCAATGCCTTCATCCTCGCCCTGGCCGGCGACCGCGAAGGCGCGCGTCGGACGATCGACGCCGCGATGCCGGGGACCGGCGCACAGTTCGAGCCTTTCTTCCGGCTCCTGCCCGTGCTTCGGCCGAACGAGAAGGCGGCTGCTGTCCACCTCGGCGAGTTTCCCAAGGATGCGGCGCAGCGCTACGCAACCGCGCAGCCAATATCCTCCTCGCCCGTTCTCTCGGTCGGCAACACGAACCAGCCGATCGTCAGCCAGCCGGTCCGAACCGCGAACGCGCAGCCGAAAAAGCAGCAGCCGGCGAAGATCCAGCCGAAGCGCGTTGAGGTCGCCCAGGCGCCGCGCCGTGCGGAAAAGCAGGTCGAGCCTATCAATACCTGGGTGGCTTCCATCCGGCCTTCGCTAGATCCCTCGCGCTATGCCTCCAGCCGTCGGCCGAGGACCTCGGCGGCCAGCGCCGAAACGAACAGTGCTGGCGGCTCCGCCGACCCAGAGCCTCGACCTGCCGCACCGTCATTCTCGGTCGCGGCCGCAGAACCGACACCGGCTTCGCCGGCGCGCGATGAGCCGACCGTGGAAACGATCGACCTGCCTGCCTCTGCAGGTGGTGAAGCCGCGACCGAGCAAGCGTCGAACGACCCGGCGCGTGACCCGCTAAGCCCGGGTGCCGGCCCGGAAATCGATTCGCCGAAACCCGCATTCTCGATCGCCTCGGCTGAGCCTCCACCGGCACCGCGCCCGAAGCTGGAAATCGAGACTCCTCCGCCCCCAAAGCCGAAGATCGAGCCGGCTTCGCGCACCGCCGAGAAGGCGAAACCTTCCAAGCCCAAGGAAAGCGCGCCCGATCTCGGGACCAAGGGCACTTATTGGGTGCAACTGGCGGGCAGCGGCAACAAGACGATGATGGCATCGGAATTCAAACGGATTCGCTCGAAGAACCCCGAATTGTTCAAGGCTCACCCCGGCCACGTCACGGCCGGAAAGGATTATTTCCGGCTTCTGGTCGGACCGTTCGACAGCGCGCCGGAAGCTCACGCATATGTGACCAAGCTGGACAAGGCGGGCATCGACAGCTTTACCTGGACGCGTAATCCCGCCCAGATCAAGATCGAGAAACTCGCCAGCAAATGA
- the ftsZ gene encoding cell division protein FtsZ, translated as MSIDFIRPEVDELRPRISVIGVGGAGGNAVANMIKRDVLGVDFIVANTDAQALNSSTADRRLQLGLKITQGLGAGSRPEIGRAAAEETLEEIEQALEGAHMCFIAAGMGGGTGTGAAPVIAKAARDRGILTVGVVTKPFAFEGSRRMRSADSGIDELQQHVDTLIVIPNQNLFRLANSDTTFKEAFEMADEVLQQGVRGITDLMVMPGLINLDFADVRSVMGEMGKAMMGTGEASGENRAIEAAEKAISNPLLDGVSMRGAKGVIISITGGEDMKLMEVDEAASHIKELVDPDANIIWGSAFNNGLEGKIRVSVVATGIEAEHAAMPSGQQAGAAKVFSFPPRGTVSAPATPTLTPPSLDNEESPSTEDDDTLELTSEDQADELVLDSDDILTQPVASAPVPPPADEDEPAAEEAERPKITTGGGTLFERMSNISRGAAQAQSQNGEPMPSFRREPLDIPRFLNRQNNQ; from the coding sequence ATGAGCATCGATTTCATCCGACCGGAAGTCGACGAGCTTCGTCCGCGGATCAGTGTCATCGGCGTCGGCGGCGCCGGCGGCAACGCCGTTGCCAACATGATCAAGCGCGACGTTCTGGGTGTCGACTTCATCGTCGCGAACACCGATGCGCAGGCGCTCAATTCCTCGACTGCCGACCGGCGGCTCCAGCTCGGCCTCAAGATCACACAGGGCCTCGGCGCCGGATCGCGCCCCGAAATCGGTCGCGCTGCTGCGGAAGAGACACTGGAAGAGATCGAGCAGGCGCTTGAAGGCGCACACATGTGCTTCATCGCGGCGGGAATGGGCGGCGGCACCGGAACCGGCGCAGCGCCGGTCATCGCCAAGGCGGCGCGCGACCGCGGAATCCTGACCGTCGGCGTCGTCACCAAGCCGTTTGCTTTCGAAGGGTCGCGCCGGATGCGCTCCGCCGACAGCGGCATCGACGAGCTCCAGCAGCATGTTGATACGCTGATCGTCATTCCCAACCAGAATCTGTTCCGCCTCGCCAATTCGGACACGACCTTCAAGGAAGCGTTCGAGATGGCAGACGAAGTCCTCCAGCAGGGCGTTCGCGGCATTACCGATCTGATGGTCATGCCTGGCCTAATCAACCTCGACTTCGCCGACGTCCGTTCCGTCATGGGCGAAATGGGCAAGGCGATGATGGGCACAGGCGAAGCCTCGGGAGAGAACCGCGCCATCGAAGCCGCCGAAAAGGCCATTTCCAACCCGCTGCTCGACGGGGTGAGCATGAGGGGCGCCAAAGGCGTCATCATATCGATTACCGGCGGCGAGGACATGAAGCTGATGGAAGTCGACGAGGCTGCCAGCCACATCAAGGAACTGGTCGATCCCGACGCGAACATCATCTGGGGCAGCGCGTTCAACAACGGCCTTGAAGGCAAGATCCGCGTCAGCGTCGTCGCCACCGGTATCGAGGCGGAGCATGCCGCGATGCCCAGTGGCCAGCAGGCTGGCGCCGCGAAGGTCTTCAGCTTCCCGCCGCGGGGCACCGTTTCGGCACCGGCGACCCCGACACTGACGCCGCCGTCGCTGGACAACGAAGAGAGTCCGTCGACCGAAGACGACGACACGCTGGAACTGACCAGCGAAGACCAGGCTGATGAGCTTGTCCTCGACAGTGACGATATCCTGACCCAGCCGGTGGCTTCCGCTCCGGTTCCTCCCCCGGCGGACGAAGACGAGCCGGCAGCGGAGGAAGCCGAGCGGCCGAAGATCACGACCGGCGGCGGGACGTTGTTCGAGCGGATGTCGAACATCTCGCGCGGCGCAGCCCAGGCGCAGTCGCAGAACGGCGAACCGATGCCAAGTTTCCGTCGTGAGCCGCTGGACATTCCGCGCTTCCTCAATCGCCAGAACAATCAGTAA
- a CDS encoding MFS transporter translates to MLVASMGWRPMFVIFGGITLLWVVPWLLAARRLPTFAAANREKPVAIGQVARTRAVWAMGIGHFGATYPLYFIIVWLPLYLTKSRGFSIVDMTYLATLGFLAQAASAVLQGWLSDRLVRAGNDEAAIRRTLMIAGNIVMAFAIVALMRSRSMEDIGLWLAVFGAAAATGGVNLYAIAQIFAGPRASGSFIGIQNGLGNVPGIVMPIITGLIVDLTGLYDNAFLVTAAVCAASALWWAIGVPKIQPIDFNRANNAVPN, encoded by the coding sequence ATGCTGGTCGCCAGCATGGGATGGCGGCCGATGTTCGTGATCTTCGGCGGCATCACCCTGTTATGGGTTGTGCCTTGGCTGCTGGCCGCTCGCCGGCTCCCGACCTTTGCCGCCGCCAATCGAGAGAAGCCCGTGGCAATCGGCCAGGTCGCACGGACGCGCGCGGTCTGGGCAATGGGGATTGGCCATTTCGGGGCCACCTACCCGCTCTATTTCATCATCGTATGGTTGCCCTTGTATCTTACCAAGTCGCGCGGCTTTTCGATCGTCGACATGACTTATCTGGCAACGCTCGGATTTCTTGCCCAGGCCGCGAGCGCAGTGCTGCAGGGCTGGCTTTCCGACCGCCTCGTGCGCGCCGGAAACGACGAGGCCGCAATTCGCCGGACACTGATGATCGCGGGCAATATCGTCATGGCCTTTGCCATCGTCGCGCTCATGCGCTCCCGATCGATGGAGGATATCGGGCTGTGGCTGGCCGTCTTCGGCGCTGCTGCCGCCACTGGCGGGGTAAACCTCTACGCAATTGCCCAGATCTTCGCTGGACCGCGTGCGTCGGGAAGCTTCATCGGTATCCAGAACGGCCTTGGCAACGTACCGGGAATCGTCATGCCGATCATTACCGGACTGATTGTCGACCTGACCGGCCTTTACGACAACGCATTCCTCGTGACCGCGGCGGTCTGCGCGGCATCGGCGCTCTGGTGGGCGATCGGGGTGCCGAAAATTCAGCCCATCGACTTCAACCGCGCCAATAATGCTGTCCCGAACTGA
- a CDS encoding MFS transporter gives MARDLRLARRSSAGLVLLLGLAILLNYIDRGAIAIASPQLKPELGLTNTQYGYAVSAFFWTYVPIQFFIGWACDRWCVYRLIAAGIGLWAVSTLAMGLVGGLLSLILFRLLLGVGESITFPGASKVIARHVAPENRGLANSVVAAGIALGPVVGTFGAECWSPAWDGGRCS, from the coding sequence TTGGCCAGGGATTTGCGCCTGGCGCGGCGCAGCAGCGCAGGACTTGTCTTGCTGCTCGGACTTGCGATCCTTCTTAACTATATCGACCGAGGGGCGATCGCGATCGCATCGCCGCAGCTCAAGCCAGAGCTAGGGCTCACAAACACGCAATATGGCTACGCCGTTTCGGCATTCTTCTGGACCTACGTTCCCATTCAATTCTTCATCGGATGGGCGTGCGACCGATGGTGCGTCTATCGCCTGATCGCGGCCGGCATCGGCTTATGGGCGGTCAGCACCCTGGCCATGGGGCTGGTCGGCGGATTGCTGTCGCTGATCCTGTTTCGCCTCCTGTTGGGCGTGGGCGAAAGCATCACTTTCCCTGGGGCGTCGAAGGTCATCGCCCGCCACGTCGCGCCCGAGAATCGCGGCCTTGCAAACAGCGTTGTCGCCGCAGGAATCGCACTTGGGCCGGTAGTCGGCACATTCGGGGCGGAATGCTGGTCGCCAGCATGGGATGGCGGCCGATGTTCGTGA
- the ftsA gene encoding cell division protein FtsA: MAVQNPHPPIAALDIGSSKISALIVTRDEEGRLRVMGSGQRESRGVKRGYVTDMDSSEVAIREAVESAERMSGVTVDDVWASFGAGGLTSDVANVEVELGGHQVEQSDIEELLRHGRAAIDKGQRLVLHAHPALFTIDGVDGVKNPIGLHADRLGVDIHVVAADPAPLKNLDYVIRSAHLGVKAIVASPVAAALACLTQEERELGVALVELGAEVTNVSLHAGGMLVGLRSIPLGAKDISDDIACAFAVQRRDAERLKCFYGSAMTSPRDNHEMIEANQIGADDGAEPTRITRAQLMTVIRQRVEQLTGEIDAALKSLGFTGPVGRQVVLTGGGAELKNIADYMQGVLGRAVRIGRPRTITGLPDAHSGPAFTTLVGLAMLAAGGTGDLRDIALGQVVERRASTGFLGRLVSALKQGY; the protein is encoded by the coding sequence ATGGCCGTCCAGAACCCCCACCCGCCGATTGCCGCCTTGGACATCGGCTCGTCCAAGATCAGTGCCCTCATCGTCACAAGGGACGAGGAGGGGCGGCTGCGCGTGATGGGCTCCGGCCAGCGCGAGAGCCGCGGCGTGAAGCGCGGTTACGTCACCGACATGGATTCATCGGAAGTCGCCATTCGCGAGGCCGTGGAGAGCGCCGAGCGGATGAGCGGCGTGACGGTCGACGACGTCTGGGCTAGCTTCGGGGCCGGCGGCCTCACCAGCGACGTCGCCAATGTAGAGGTCGAGCTTGGCGGCCACCAGGTCGAGCAGTCGGACATCGAGGAATTGCTTCGGCATGGCCGCGCGGCGATCGACAAGGGCCAGCGGCTCGTCCTTCATGCCCATCCGGCGCTGTTCACGATCGATGGGGTCGACGGAGTCAAGAACCCGATCGGACTTCACGCCGACCGTCTTGGTGTGGACATTCATGTCGTTGCCGCCGACCCGGCACCCCTGAAAAACCTCGATTACGTCATTCGCTCGGCGCATCTGGGGGTGAAGGCGATTGTCGCATCGCCGGTGGCCGCTGCGCTTGCCTGCCTGACGCAGGAAGAACGCGAGCTCGGGGTCGCCCTCGTCGAGCTCGGCGCGGAGGTTACCAATGTCTCGCTCCATGCGGGCGGCATGCTTGTCGGCCTCCGGTCGATCCCGCTCGGCGCCAAGGACATCAGCGACGACATCGCCTGCGCGTTTGCTGTCCAGCGCCGCGACGCCGAACGGCTGAAATGCTTCTACGGCTCCGCGATGACGAGCCCGCGCGACAATCACGAAATGATCGAGGCCAACCAGATCGGCGCCGACGACGGTGCAGAGCCGACCCGCATCACTCGGGCGCAACTGATGACGGTCATTCGCCAAAGGGTCGAGCAGTTGACCGGCGAGATCGACGCTGCTCTGAAAAGTCTTGGCTTTACCGGTCCAGTCGGGCGGCAGGTCGTCCTAACTGGCGGCGGAGCGGAGCTCAAGAATATCGCCGATTACATGCAGGGCGTCCTTGGCCGTGCCGTCCGGATAGGAAGGCCGCGGACGATCACCGGCCTTCCCGACGCACACAGCGGCCCGGCCTTTACCACCCTGGTCGGGCTGGCAATGCTCGCGGCAGGAGGGACCGGCGACCTTCGCGACATTGCGCTCGGTCAGGTCGTCGAGCGACGCGCGTCCACCGGTTTCCTGGGGCGGCTGGTTTCGGCACTGAAACAAGGATATTAG
- a CDS encoding cell division protein FtsQ/DivIB translates to MNAARVRRGSGGRGRPRKASSRVQVPKKLVSKLPVEQESANRLARWTFGLFALAIAGVAAAAVDLPGRAWTAFGETMGEAGFRVKSVDVVGVQNMDSRPVFQIALDQKSTAMPLVDVESIRARLLRYGWVKDARVSRRLPDTLVIDIVERKPAALWQNDKKLSLIDSEGVVLDKVKVTEMPDLPLLVGAGANAQSRKLDALLGAAPGLKPQLESAAWVSGRRWDLHFQTGETVALPEGEGEARQALAKFARLDKSAGLLGRGILRFDLRVPGKMIVRLPTDAVPKAGDSAPQEG, encoded by the coding sequence GTGAACGCGGCCCGGGTCCGGCGTGGATCCGGAGGGCGCGGACGACCGCGCAAGGCTTCGTCGCGGGTCCAGGTGCCGAAAAAACTCGTCTCCAAGCTTCCGGTGGAGCAGGAGAGCGCCAATCGTCTCGCGCGATGGACGTTCGGCCTGTTCGCGCTGGCCATCGCCGGCGTCGCGGCTGCTGCCGTGGACCTTCCGGGCCGTGCCTGGACCGCATTTGGCGAAACAATGGGCGAGGCCGGCTTCCGCGTGAAGAGCGTCGACGTTGTCGGCGTTCAGAACATGGACAGTCGGCCCGTCTTCCAGATTGCGCTCGACCAGAAATCGACGGCGATGCCGCTTGTCGATGTCGAATCGATCCGCGCCCGCTTGCTCCGTTACGGCTGGGTCAAGGATGCGCGCGTATCCCGCCGACTTCCCGATACCCTGGTCATCGATATCGTCGAGCGCAAACCGGCGGCGCTGTGGCAAAACGACAAGAAACTGTCGCTGATCGATTCCGAAGGAGTCGTGCTCGACAAGGTCAAAGTCACCGAAATGCCGGATCTCCCGCTGCTCGTCGGGGCCGGCGCCAATGCACAAAGCCGGAAGCTGGACGCTTTGCTGGGCGCTGCGCCAGGCCTCAAGCCCCAACTGGAGTCCGCGGCATGGGTTTCGGGCCGCCGCTGGGACCTGCATTTTCAAACCGGCGAAACGGTCGCATTGCCCGAGGGAGAGGGCGAGGCGCGGCAAGCCCTTGCCAAATTCGCCCGATTGGACAAATCGGCGGGATTGCTTGGCCGCGGCATTCTCCGCTTCGATCTGCGAGTCCCGGGCAAGATGATCGTACGATTGCCCACCGACGCCGTACCCAAGGCGGGCGATTCGGCACCGCAGGAAGGTTGA
- a CDS encoding D-alanine--D-alanine ligase yields the protein MHVVVLMGGWSSERDVSLTSGKGIVEALKARGWTNVTPLDMDRNIAQVLTALRPDVVFNALHGTPGEDGTVQGMLDLMQIPYTHSGLTTSAVAIDKELTKAVLVPHGIRMPGGRIVQSASLYEGDPMARPYVLKPVNEGSSVGVAIVTDEGNYGKPISQKAEGPWLHFDRLLAEPFIKGRELTVAVLNGEALCVTELQPKAGFYDYDAKYTDGLTTHVCPAEIPANVAQSMMDMAAASHRLLGCNGISRSDFRWDDEAGEAGVYLLEVNTQPGMTPLSLAPEQAKQRGIEYGELAERLIAEALGEEFQPLEAEKAVAR from the coding sequence ATGCACGTCGTGGTGCTGATGGGCGGCTGGTCGTCCGAGCGCGACGTGTCGCTGACCAGCGGCAAGGGGATCGTCGAGGCCTTGAAGGCTCGCGGCTGGACCAACGTCACCCCGCTCGACATGGACCGCAACATCGCGCAGGTCCTGACCGCGCTTCGCCCCGACGTCGTGTTCAACGCTCTCCACGGGACGCCGGGCGAGGATGGCACCGTCCAGGGCATGCTCGACCTGATGCAGATCCCATACACGCACAGTGGCCTGACCACGTCGGCCGTCGCGATCGACAAGGAACTGACCAAGGCTGTGCTCGTGCCGCACGGGATCCGCATGCCGGGCGGCCGGATCGTCCAGAGCGCCTCGCTTTACGAAGGCGACCCGATGGCGCGGCCCTACGTCCTTAAGCCTGTCAACGAAGGTTCGTCGGTCGGAGTTGCGATCGTGACCGACGAGGGCAATTACGGAAAGCCGATCAGCCAGAAGGCGGAAGGGCCCTGGCTTCACTTCGATCGTTTGCTGGCGGAGCCGTTCATCAAGGGACGTGAACTGACCGTCGCAGTCCTCAACGGCGAGGCGCTTTGCGTGACCGAGCTTCAGCCCAAGGCCGGCTTCTACGATTATGACGCCAAATATACCGACGGCCTGACGACCCATGTCTGCCCTGCCGAAATCCCCGCCAATGTCGCCCAGTCGATGATGGACATGGCGGCCGCTTCGCACCGCTTGCTCGGCTGCAATGGCATTTCGCGGAGCGACTTCCGCTGGGACGACGAGGCCGGGGAGGCGGGGGTCTATCTCCTCGAAGTCAACACCCAGCCGGGGATGACTCCGCTCAGCCTGGCGCCGGAACAGGCCAAGCAGCGCGGAATCGAATATGGCGAGTTGGCGGAACGGCTGATCGCCGAGGCGCTCGGCGAGGAATTCCAGCCGCTCGAAGCGGAAAAGGCTGTCGCCCGGTGA
- the murB gene encoding UDP-N-acetylmuramate dehydrogenase has translation MSVKTAVPEVRGRLTANAPLAPLVWFKAGGAAQWLFEPADSDDLSNFLRKLDPAMPVMGLGLGSNLIVRDGGVPGVVVRLGKPFASVERLDPVTLRCGGGASGILVSSTARDAGIAGLEFLRSIPGTVGGFVRMNGGAYGRETCDILTECEVVLRSGERKTLTNADLGYTYRHSALPDGAIVVSATFRGMRGEPAAIQAEMDRIAQSREESQPLRSKTGGSTFKNPLPQKAWQVIDSAGCRGLTMGGAQVSEKHCNFLLNLGSATSADIEGLGEEVRRRVREDSGVELEWEIQRVGILADDANRNAWE, from the coding sequence ATGAGCGTCAAAACCGCCGTGCCGGAGGTGCGCGGACGGCTCACCGCGAACGCCCCGCTTGCGCCATTGGTCTGGTTCAAGGCCGGAGGAGCCGCGCAATGGCTGTTCGAACCGGCGGACTCCGACGACCTTTCGAATTTCTTGCGCAAGCTCGATCCGGCCATGCCGGTCATGGGTCTTGGCCTTGGAAGCAATCTCATCGTCCGCGACGGCGGCGTTCCGGGCGTCGTGGTGCGGCTCGGCAAGCCGTTCGCCAGCGTGGAGCGGCTCGATCCGGTGACGCTTCGCTGCGGCGGCGGGGCGAGCGGCATCCTCGTATCCTCGACCGCTCGGGACGCGGGCATAGCCGGTCTCGAATTCCTGCGATCGATCCCCGGGACGGTCGGCGGCTTCGTCAGGATGAACGGCGGGGCATACGGCCGCGAGACCTGCGACATCCTGACGGAATGCGAGGTCGTGCTTCGGTCGGGCGAGCGCAAGACACTAACCAACGCCGACCTTGGTTACACCTATCGCCACAGTGCGCTGCCCGACGGCGCGATCGTCGTGTCCGCGACGTTCCGAGGTATGCGCGGAGAGCCAGCGGCGATCCAGGCGGAGATGGACCGCATCGCCCAGAGCCGCGAAGAATCGCAACCGCTCCGTAGCAAGACCGGTGGTTCGACCTTTAAGAACCCGCTTCCCCAAAAAGCCTGGCAGGTGATCGATTCGGCGGGCTGCCGCGGGCTAACGATGGGCGGCGCGCAAGTGTCGGAAAAGCATTGCAACTTCCTGCTCAACCTTGGAAGCGCGACGAGCGCCGATATCGAGGGACTGGGCGAGGAAGTCCGTCGTCGCGTCCGCGAGGACAGCGGCGTCGAACTTGAATGGGAAATTCAGCGCGTCGGAATTCTCGCCGACGACGCGAACCGGAACGCGTGGGAGTGA